The region TGCGCACCGTCTCGTATTCTTTGCGGATGCGCGCCACAAAGTCGCCGCGTTGAGTATCCGATAACAGCGCCGACACTACGCCCACCGAACGCGACGCATTCTGCACGTATACCGTCGGGCCGCTGTAATTCTGCTCGATCTTCACCGCGGTGTGTGCCTTGGAGGTGGTGGCACCGCCGATCAGCAGCGGCAGCGTAAAACCCTGGCGCTCCATCTCTTTGGCGGCGTTGACCATTTCATCCAGCGACGGGGTAATCAGCCCCGACAGGCCGATGATATCAACCTTCTCCTCGCGGGCGGTCTTGAGGATCTTATCGGTCGGCACCATCACGCCCAAATCGATAATTTCGTAGTTGTTGCACTGCAATACTACGCCGACGATATTCTTGCCAATGTCGTGTACGTCGCCCTTCACCGTCGCCAGCAGAATCTTGCCGGCGCTGGAACCCTGGTCTTGGCTGGCCTGAATGAACGGCTCCAGATACGCCACCGCCTGCTTCATCACGCGTGCCGACTTCACCACCTGCGGCAGGAACATCTTACCGGCGCCGAACAGATCGCCGACCACGTTCATGCCATCCATCAGCGGCCCTTCGATCACTTCGATAGGGCGGGCTGACTGCGCCCGCGCCTCTTCGGTGTCCTGCTCGATAAATTCGGTAATGCCTTTGACCAGCGCGTATTCCAACCGTTTTCTCACCGGCCAGCCACGCCATTCGGCCTCGGCTTTATTGCTGTCGTCATCGGATTTACTGCCGCGATACTTCTCGGCAATCGCCAGCATCCGTTCAGTGCCGTCGTCGCGCCGGTTGAGAATCACGTCTTCCACTGCGTCGCGCAGCTCGGCGGGCAAATCGTCGTAGATCGCCAGCTGACCGGCGTTGACGATGCCCATGTCCATGCCGTTGCGGATAGCGTAATACAGGAACACGGCGTGAATCGCCTCGCGCACCGGTTCGTTGCCACGAAACGAGAACGACACGTTGGACACGCCGCCGGAAATCATCGCGTGCGGCAGTTGGGCTTTGATGTCGGCGCAGGCCTCGATAAAGTCCACCGCATAATTGTTGTGCTCGTCAATGCCGGTAGCGACGGCAAAAATGTTCGGGTCGAAAATGATGTCTTCCGGCGGAAAACCGATTTCTTCGGTCAGAATGCGGTAGGCACGGCGGCAAATCTCAATCTTGCGCGCGCGGGTATCCGCCTGCCCCACTTCGTCAAACGCCATCACCACCACCGCGGCGCCGTAACGGCGCACCAGACGGGCATGATGCACAAAGGCGTCTACGCCTTCTTTCATGGAAATGGAGTTGACGATGCCTTTGCCCTGAATGCACTTCAACCCGGCTTCCACCACCTCCCACTTGGAGGAGTCGATCATGATCGGCACACGGGCGATATCCGGCTCGCCGGCGATCAGGTTAAGGAAACGCACCATCGCCGCTTCGGCGTTGAGCATGCCCTCGTCCATGTTGATGTCGATTATCTGCGCGCCGCTTTCCACCTGCTGGCGCGCCACATCCAGCGCTTCGTTGTACTTTTCTTCTTTGATCAGGCGTTTGAATTTAGCGGAGCCGGTGACGTTGGTGCGTTCGCCGACGTTAACGAACAGCGTGTCGTCGCCGATGTTCAGCGGCTCCAGCCCAGACAAGCGGCAGGCCACCGGCAGCGTCGGCAACGCGCGCGGCGCCACGCCGTCAACGGCTTTGACCATCGCGGCAATGTGCTCAGGCGTGGTGCCGCAGCACCCGCCGATAATGTTCAGGAAACCGGACTGCGCCCATTCACCGATTTGACGCGCCATCTCATCGGCGTCCAGATCGTATTCGCCGAAGGCATTCGGCAACCCGGCGTTGGGGTGCGCGGTCACATAGCACTCGGCGATGCGCGACAACTCCGCCACGTACTGGCGTAGTTCGTCCGGCCCCAGCGCGCAGTTAAGGCCGAATGACAACGGCCGGGCGTGGCGCAGCGAGTTATAAAACGCTTCGGTGGTTTGCCCGGACAAGGTTCGGCCGGAGGCATCGGTAATGGTGCCGGAGAGCATCACCGGCAGCGTGACGCCCAACGCCTCGAATTCGGTTTCCACCGCGAAAATGGCGGCTTTAGCGTTCAGGGTGTCAAAGATGGTTTCGATCAGGATGATATCAACGCCGCCTTCAACCAACGCGCGGGTTGACTCACGGTACGCTTCCACCAGTTGGTCGAAGCTAACATTACGGTACGCCGGGTCGTTCACGTCCGGCGAGATCGACGCGGTACGGTTGGTCGGCCCCAGCACCCCGGCAACATAGCGCGGGTGCTCCGGCGTGCGCGCCGTCCATTCATCGGCGCAGGCGCGCGCCAGCCGGGCGGCAACGGTATTGATTTCCGCCGACAGCGCTTCCATCTCGTAGTCGGCCATCGCGATGCGGGTGGCATTGAAGGTGTTGGTTTCCAGAATATCCGCGCCCGCCGCCAGATAATCGTTATGAATGGCGGTGATCACCTCCGGCTTACTCAGCACCAGCAGGTCGTTATTACCTTTCAGGTCGCAGTGCCAGTCGGCAAAGCGTTCGCCGCGGTAATCCTCTTCCTGCAGACGGTAACTCTGGATCATGGTGCCCATGCCGCCGTCCAGAATCATAATGCGTTGCGCCAGTTGCTGCTGTAATGCCTGTAGCCGATTTGCCATCATCTTATTCTCGTTATCACCCTCGTCTGTGCGAACCCTTATCCTAGCACAACAGCCTGTCGCGCCAGCGCAGTGCGCTGTTGATAAAACCGCCTGACAAGACGGTTGCATTCTGCGCTAAAAAAACGAAAATCGATTCCATGATATGAAAAAGGAAATCGACGATGACGCCACCCGAACCCGCCAAACGCGGCAAAAAACCCCGCGCGGCTGCCAGCCCCGCTCAACCTGCCGGGCAGGTACAGTCGCTA is a window of Dickeya solani IPO 2222 DNA encoding:
- the metH gene encoding methionine synthase, whose product is MANRLQALQQQLAQRIMILDGGMGTMIQSYRLQEEDYRGERFADWHCDLKGNNDLLVLSKPEVITAIHNDYLAAGADILETNTFNATRIAMADYEMEALSAEINTVAARLARACADEWTARTPEHPRYVAGVLGPTNRTASISPDVNDPAYRNVSFDQLVEAYRESTRALVEGGVDIILIETIFDTLNAKAAIFAVETEFEALGVTLPVMLSGTITDASGRTLSGQTTEAFYNSLRHARPLSFGLNCALGPDELRQYVAELSRIAECYVTAHPNAGLPNAFGEYDLDADEMARQIGEWAQSGFLNIIGGCCGTTPEHIAAMVKAVDGVAPRALPTLPVACRLSGLEPLNIGDDTLFVNVGERTNVTGSAKFKRLIKEEKYNEALDVARQQVESGAQIIDINMDEGMLNAEAAMVRFLNLIAGEPDIARVPIMIDSSKWEVVEAGLKCIQGKGIVNSISMKEGVDAFVHHARLVRRYGAAVVVMAFDEVGQADTRARKIEICRRAYRILTEEIGFPPEDIIFDPNIFAVATGIDEHNNYAVDFIEACADIKAQLPHAMISGGVSNVSFSFRGNEPVREAIHAVFLYYAIRNGMDMGIVNAGQLAIYDDLPAELRDAVEDVILNRRDDGTERMLAIAEKYRGSKSDDDSNKAEAEWRGWPVRKRLEYALVKGITEFIEQDTEEARAQSARPIEVIEGPLMDGMNVVGDLFGAGKMFLPQVVKSARVMKQAVAYLEPFIQASQDQGSSAGKILLATVKGDVHDIGKNIVGVVLQCNNYEIIDLGVMVPTDKILKTAREEKVDIIGLSGLITPSLDEMVNAAKEMERQGFTLPLLIGGATTSKAHTAVKIEQNYSGPTVYVQNASRSVGVVSALLSDTQRGDFVARIRKEYETVRIQHGRKKPRTPPVALGVARDNAMPIDWESYTPPVAHRLGVQPVSASIETLRNYIDWTPFFMTWSLAGKYPNILEDEVVGEEATRLFADANAMLDTLSASGTLNPRGVVGLFPANRVGDDIEIYTDERRTEVLTVSHHLRQQTEKTDFPNYCLADVVAPKASGKPDYFGAFAVTGGLEEDELAAQWEAQHDDYNKIMLKALADRLAEAFAEYLHERVRKVYWGYAPNENLGNDALIRENYQGIRPAPGYPACPDHTEKATIWQLLDVDNTVGMTLTESYAMWPGASVSGWYFSHPDSKYFAVAQIQRDQVEDYAARKQMPVEEIERWLAPNLGYDAD